The following proteins come from a genomic window of Panthera leo isolate Ple1 chromosome E2, P.leo_Ple1_pat1.1, whole genome shotgun sequence:
- the OSCAR gene encoding osteoclast-associated immunoglobulin-like receptor isoform X2, translated as MILVLILLLLALWPLCDADITPTVPPASYPKPWLGAQPAAIVTPGVNVTLSCRAPQPAWRFALFKSGRIIPVLYRGVSMELAEFFLEEVTPAQGGSYHCCYRRLGWGLGVWSHPSDTLELLVTDELPRPSLVALPGPVVAPGANVSLRCAGRLGGMSFALYRVGEAAPVQYRRSAQPWADFPLRGARAPGTYSCYYHTPSSPYVLSQRSEPLVISADGSGSLDYTQGNLVRLGLAGLVLLSLGTLVFLDWRGRSRIPCSVRP; from the exons ATGATCCTGGTGCTGATCCTGCTGCTGCTGGCCCTCT GGCCTCTGTGTGATGCAGACATCACGCCAACTG TCCCCCCAGCCTCATACCCCAAGCCGTGGCTAGGGGCTCAGCCTGCCGCAATTGTAACCCCTGGGGTCAACGTGACCTTGAGTTGCCGGGCACCTCAACCTGCCTGGAGGTTTGCACTCTTCAAGTCTGGAAGGATCATCCCTGTGCTGTACCGGGGCGTGTCCATGGAGCTGGCAGAgttcttcctggaggaggtgaccccAGCCCAGGGGGGCAGTTACCACTGCTGCTACCGGAGGCTAGGCTGGGGTCTGGGTGTCTGGTCCCACCCGAGTGATACGCTGGAACTGCTGGTGACAG ACGAGCTGCCGCGCCCGTCGCTGGTGGCGCTGCCCGGCCCGGTGGTGGCGCCCGGGGCCAACGTGAGCCTGCGCTGCGCGGGCCGCCTGGGGGGCATGAGCTTCGCGCTGTACCGCGTGGGCGAGGCGGCGCCGGTGCAGTACCGCCGCTCGGCGCAGCCCTGGGCCGACTTCCCGCTGCGCGGCGCCCGCGCGCCCGGCACCTACAGCTGCTACTACCACACGCCGTCCTCCCCGTACGTGCTCTCGCAGCGCAGCGAGCCGCTGGTCATCAGCGCCGATG GCTCAGGCTCCTTGGACTACACACAGGGCAACCTCGTCCGTCTGGGGCTAGCCGGCCTGGTGCTCCTCTCCCTGGGCACGCTGGTCTTTTTGGACTGGCGCGGCCGGAGTCGCATCCCATGTAGTGTTCGGCCCTGA
- the OSCAR gene encoding osteoclast-associated immunoglobulin-like receptor isoform X3, translating to MATERGPLCDADITPTVPPASYPKPWLGAQPAAIVTPGVNVTLSCRAPQPAWRFALFKSGRIIPVLYRGVSMELAEFFLEEVTPAQGGSYHCCYRRLGWGLGVWSHPSDTLELLVTDELPRPSLVALPGPVVAPGANVSLRCAGRLGGMSFALYRVGEAAPVQYRRSAQPWADFPLRGARAPGTYSCYYHTPSSPYVLSQRSEPLVISADGSGSLDYTQGNLVRLGLAGLVLLSLGTLVFLDWRGRSRIPCSVRP from the exons ATGGCTACCGAGAGAG GGCCTCTGTGTGATGCAGACATCACGCCAACTG TCCCCCCAGCCTCATACCCCAAGCCGTGGCTAGGGGCTCAGCCTGCCGCAATTGTAACCCCTGGGGTCAACGTGACCTTGAGTTGCCGGGCACCTCAACCTGCCTGGAGGTTTGCACTCTTCAAGTCTGGAAGGATCATCCCTGTGCTGTACCGGGGCGTGTCCATGGAGCTGGCAGAgttcttcctggaggaggtgaccccAGCCCAGGGGGGCAGTTACCACTGCTGCTACCGGAGGCTAGGCTGGGGTCTGGGTGTCTGGTCCCACCCGAGTGATACGCTGGAACTGCTGGTGACAG ACGAGCTGCCGCGCCCGTCGCTGGTGGCGCTGCCCGGCCCGGTGGTGGCGCCCGGGGCCAACGTGAGCCTGCGCTGCGCGGGCCGCCTGGGGGGCATGAGCTTCGCGCTGTACCGCGTGGGCGAGGCGGCGCCGGTGCAGTACCGCCGCTCGGCGCAGCCCTGGGCCGACTTCCCGCTGCGCGGCGCCCGCGCGCCCGGCACCTACAGCTGCTACTACCACACGCCGTCCTCCCCGTACGTGCTCTCGCAGCGCAGCGAGCCGCTGGTCATCAGCGCCGATG GCTCAGGCTCCTTGGACTACACACAGGGCAACCTCGTCCGTCTGGGGCTAGCCGGCCTGGTGCTCCTCTCCCTGGGCACGCTGGTCTTTTTGGACTGGCGCGGCCGGAGTCGCATCCCATGTAGTGTTCGGCCCTGA
- the OSCAR gene encoding osteoclast-associated immunoglobulin-like receptor isoform X1 has protein sequence MQTSRQLETEDEEEAVIAPGDSLPTPSPRALRKPRDPGSPVYSVPPASYPKPWLGAQPAAIVTPGVNVTLSCRAPQPAWRFALFKSGRIIPVLYRGVSMELAEFFLEEVTPAQGGSYHCCYRRLGWGLGVWSHPSDTLELLVTDELPRPSLVALPGPVVAPGANVSLRCAGRLGGMSFALYRVGEAAPVQYRRSAQPWADFPLRGARAPGTYSCYYHTPSSPYVLSQRSEPLVISADGSGSLDYTQGNLVRLGLAGLVLLSLGTLVFLDWRGRSRIPCSVRP, from the exons ATGCAGACATCACGCCAACTG GAAACTGAGGATGAGGAAGAAGCAGTGATTGCCCCAGGTGATTCTCTTCCCACCCCATCTCCTCGGGCTCTCAGGAAGCCCAGGGACCCAGGCAGCCCTGTTTATTCAGTCCCCCCAGCCTCATACCCCAAGCCGTGGCTAGGGGCTCAGCCTGCCGCAATTGTAACCCCTGGGGTCAACGTGACCTTGAGTTGCCGGGCACCTCAACCTGCCTGGAGGTTTGCACTCTTCAAGTCTGGAAGGATCATCCCTGTGCTGTACCGGGGCGTGTCCATGGAGCTGGCAGAgttcttcctggaggaggtgaccccAGCCCAGGGGGGCAGTTACCACTGCTGCTACCGGAGGCTAGGCTGGGGTCTGGGTGTCTGGTCCCACCCGAGTGATACGCTGGAACTGCTGGTGACAG ACGAGCTGCCGCGCCCGTCGCTGGTGGCGCTGCCCGGCCCGGTGGTGGCGCCCGGGGCCAACGTGAGCCTGCGCTGCGCGGGCCGCCTGGGGGGCATGAGCTTCGCGCTGTACCGCGTGGGCGAGGCGGCGCCGGTGCAGTACCGCCGCTCGGCGCAGCCCTGGGCCGACTTCCCGCTGCGCGGCGCCCGCGCGCCCGGCACCTACAGCTGCTACTACCACACGCCGTCCTCCCCGTACGTGCTCTCGCAGCGCAGCGAGCCGCTGGTCATCAGCGCCGATG GCTCAGGCTCCTTGGACTACACACAGGGCAACCTCGTCCGTCTGGGGCTAGCCGGCCTGGTGCTCCTCTCCCTGGGCACGCTGGTCTTTTTGGACTGGCGCGGCCGGAGTCGCATCCCATGTAGTGTTCGGCCCTGA
- the LOC122208156 gene encoding LOW QUALITY PROTEIN: T-cell-interacting, activating receptor on myeloid cells protein 1-like (The sequence of the model RefSeq protein was modified relative to this genomic sequence to represent the inferred CDS: substituted 1 base at 1 genomic stop codon): MMPQLPTWLRTGLCAGQGSRGTDEPLPKPTLRAWPSWVVPPRSNVRLQCRTLTKNVNFALRKGNILLDFSRSLASKKGLAEFHLTDLRTSHAGDYTCECYRPGAPDIRSPPSEVILLLVTGGLPKPSLQAHQRGVVTAGDDVTLQCQRPDNVFGPMRFALLKAGVAEPIRLWTPVSKEADFSLQTVTVGDAGNYSCVYFQTGTPFXASQPSDGLEIRVRGEVFTTGRTPAGLPACSGAGTVCLHKILQLGAVIWEGPREGQDSVE, translated from the exons ATGATGCCCCAGCTCCCGACCTGGCTCCGCACCG GGCTGTGCGCTGGCCAAGGAAGCAGGGGGACTGACG AGCCCCTTCCCAAGCCCACCCTCAGGGCCTGGCCCAGCTGGGTGGTGCCTCCCAGAAGCAATGTAAGGCTGCAATGCCGAACTCTGACCAAGAATGTCAACTTTGCTCTCAGGAAGGGaaatattcttttggatttttcacGATCACTGGCTTCCAAGAAGGGCCTGGCTGAATTTCACCTCACTGACCTAAGAACCAGCCACGCTGGAGACTACACCTGTGAGTGCTACAGACCAGGGGCCCCGGACATAAGATCACCGCCCAGTGAGGTCATACTGCTGCTGGTGACGG GAGGTCTCCCTAAACCTTCCCTGCAAGCCCACCAAAGGGGTGTGGTGACCGCAGGAGACGACGTGACCCTGCAGTGCCAGAGGCCAGACAATGTTTTCGGGCCCATGAGGTTCGCTCTGTTGAAGGCGGGAGTGGCAGAGCCCATCCGGCTCTGGACCCCAGTCAGCAAGGAGGCAGACTTCTCCCTGCAGACCGTGACAGTCGGTGACGCCGGGAACTACAGCTGTGTCTACTTCCAGACCGGGACTCCTTTCTAGGCCTCACAGCCTAGCGATGGTCTTGAGATCCGGGTGAGAGGTGAGGTTTTTACCACTGGGAGGACCCCAGCTGGATTACCTGCCTGCTCAGGTGCTGGCACAGTCTGTCTCCACAAGATTCTGCAGCTTGGAGCAGTCATTTGGGAAGGACCGAGGGAGGGCCAGGATTCTGTGGAATAG